gaaaataatcaGGGgttgatcaattatttcTATTTATTGCTCTACAGGGATGTTTGTAGTGTTTCTAATTCGTTTATGTTAATACTATTGATATATAGAAAGAGGTAGCAAAATTTAAAGTTACATCTTTCTTTGGGTAGGAAGGTAAGAAGGTTAATATGTTCGTGCAAGATTccaatacaatacaatgTCATACACAATTTGTTGTCAGAACCgattttttgttatttttggCTTTTGTTTAGTATTCTTCtctaaattaatttttttttttttctgtatgtttgttttttttttcgttttttaCAAACAAGCGATACCAACACAAACAACCCTCCCTCCTAAGGAACATTAATTCAGCTgactttgtttttgaagGAGCGATATATTCTTGTATTCCAATATGGTAGTTGGTGAATCAAGGGCAGAATTGCTTAACTGGTTAAATAGCACTTTGGATTTAAATTACACGAAGATTGAACAATGTGGATCTGGTGCTGCATTTTGTCAATTGATGGATACTATCGTTGGTGATGTCCCTTTGAGCAAAGTCAAATTCAATGCTAAAACTGAATATGAGTTTCGTCACAATTATAAGATTCTACAACATGTATTTGTCAAAAATAGTATCACCAAGACGattgatgttgaaaaattgatacGTTGCAAGCTTCAGGATAATCTAGAGTTGTTACAATGGATCAAACGATATGCTTCCAGTAATAATGTCCCTATGAAAACAACAGTTGCAAGACAACCTcccaaacaaacaacaaaaccGTCCACTGGTTCTCCTGAATCATCTCCAATCAATGCTGGTCCTAGCGCCGCTCCTCTTATTTCAAAACctagagaaagaaaatcaaacacACCTCTTGGATCAAGAAAAACTTCGTCCAACGGTCCAATAAATCTAAC
This is a stretch of genomic DNA from Candida dubliniensis CD36 chromosome 1, complete sequence. It encodes these proteins:
- a CDS encoding microtubule-binding protein, putative (Similar to S. cerevisiae BIM1;~Similar to C. albicans BIM1) — its product is MVVGESRAELLNWLNSTLDLNYTKIEQCGSGAAFCQLMDTIVGDVPLSKVKFNAKTEYEFRHNYKILQHVFVKNSITKTIDVEKLIRCKLQDNLELLQWIKRYASSNNVPMKTTVARQPPKQTTKPSTGSPESSPINAGPSAAPLISKPRERKSNTPLGSRKTSSNGPINLTPTAVRSTNVAASKNNNRSGNGTIINNGHVPVVSASEPVAATGTAAVAAAVATTDSGATSSIPEDFAIYSQHVESERDFYFNKLRAIEILVQHAKEMEGLSGDVLQFANEIEKIMYEEYVEDDEF